The following proteins are encoded in a genomic region of Flammeovirga pectinis:
- a CDS encoding polyamine aminopropyltransferase has product MASFLSKSNTLKLALFATGLSGIVAEYVLSTLATYFLGNSVLQWTLTLSFMLFAMGLGSRFSKYLDKNLIEKFIVVEFILSFLVSFSSIIAYGISAYVSFDKSLHVFPFPIDGVLIYFTSICIGFLIGLEIPLATRLNDSFESLKVNISSVMEKDYFGSLVGGLFFAFVGLPFLGLTYTPFVLGFVNLSVAILLLWRLDDIIDTKWVNKLKISSVGLFVIIGVGMAFAQDVINYGEQKLYKDKVVFQEQTSYQRIVVTQWKNDYWLYLNGHLQLSTFDEWLYHEPMAIPALKLSGHPENILILGGGDGCLAREALKFPSIKKITLVDLDPAITKLGKEDPIFRKLNNNALNNDKVKIINTDAFTFLEKTNEFFDVILMDFPDPKSIELGRLQSAETFRMSWHHLRPNGVIITQAGSPYYATKAFYCIEKTMQSAGFNTIPLRNQVLTLGEWGWIMGTKTMTPEQMKERIRSSNLDDIPTKWLNKEALNSITSFGKGLIEFDSSKIEINTVHNPVLPTYYGKGNWDLF; this is encoded by the coding sequence ATGGCTTCATTTTTATCTAAGTCAAATACCTTAAAATTGGCTTTATTTGCTACTGGTTTATCTGGTATCGTAGCAGAATATGTTTTATCTACATTAGCCACTTATTTTTTAGGTAATTCAGTACTTCAATGGACACTTACATTATCCTTCATGCTTTTTGCTATGGGGTTAGGCAGTAGGTTTAGTAAATACCTTGACAAAAATTTAATTGAAAAATTTATTGTAGTCGAGTTTATTCTATCCTTTTTAGTGTCGTTTAGTTCCATAATTGCATATGGCATTTCTGCTTATGTAAGTTTTGACAAGTCACTTCACGTATTTCCATTTCCTATAGATGGCGTATTAATTTACTTTACAAGTATCTGTATAGGCTTTCTTATTGGCTTAGAAATACCGTTAGCAACTCGACTAAATGATTCTTTTGAATCGTTAAAAGTAAATATCTCCTCTGTTATGGAGAAAGATTACTTTGGTAGTTTAGTTGGTGGTTTATTCTTTGCTTTTGTTGGGTTACCTTTCTTAGGTTTAACCTATACTCCTTTTGTTTTAGGTTTTGTAAACCTATCTGTAGCAATTCTTCTTCTTTGGAGGCTAGATGATATTATAGATACAAAATGGGTAAATAAATTAAAGATCAGTAGTGTTGGTTTATTTGTTATAATTGGCGTAGGAATGGCATTTGCACAGGATGTTATTAATTATGGCGAACAAAAATTATACAAAGACAAAGTCGTATTTCAAGAGCAGACTTCTTACCAAAGAATTGTTGTTACGCAATGGAAAAATGATTATTGGTTGTATTTGAATGGACATCTTCAATTAAGTACTTTTGATGAGTGGCTTTATCACGAACCAATGGCAATTCCGGCTCTAAAGTTATCTGGTCATCCAGAAAACATCTTAATATTAGGTGGAGGTGATGGCTGTTTAGCTAGGGAAGCTCTAAAGTTTCCTTCAATCAAAAAAATTACATTAGTTGATCTTGACCCTGCCATTACAAAACTTGGTAAAGAAGATCCTATTTTTAGAAAACTAAATAACAATGCACTTAACAATGATAAAGTTAAGATTATCAATACGGATGCATTTACATTTTTAGAAAAAACTAATGAGTTTTTTGATGTAATTCTGATGGATTTCCCAGACCCTAAATCAATTGAGTTAGGAAGATTACAGTCTGCTGAAACATTCAGAATGTCATGGCATCATTTAAGACCTAATGGAGTAATTATTACCCAAGCAGGTAGCCCTTATTATGCCACAAAGGCATTTTATTGTATTGAAAAAACAATGCAAAGTGCGGGTTTTAATACAATTCCTCTTAGAAATCAAGTACTCACTCTAGGGGAATGGGGCTGGATTATGGGTACAAAAACCATGACTCCAGAACAAATGAAAGAACGTATTAGAAGTTCTAATTTGGATGATATCCCTACTAAATGGTTAAACAAAGAGGCCTTAAACTCAATTACTTCTTTTGGAAAAGGTTTAATTGAATTTGACAGTAGTAAAATTGAAATAAATACAGTTCACAATCCTGTATTACCTACATATTACGGCAAAGGAAATTGGGATTTATTCTAA
- the rmuC gene encoding DNA recombination protein RmuC, with the protein MKFIEMEVEVSMNIVVLIVACLIVISVLLVVIVYFSLKQKYAQQEHQYKVEVKERLKLNQAKDEAGQLNQKLINENTTLKQSLSVAETEKISFKNQLLDVKNQYQVIDNNLIEVSNNYANTRGILETLSENKQSLEKELNYLKESEQELKVENIQLREVNRSMQERLNQNAIDIQNLNQQFKKEFENLANRIFEEKSSKFTDQNKSNLNTILHPFKDQIESFRKKIEDNYGKESNERTSLRTELEMLRKMNNQISQDAQNLTKALKGDAKTQGDWGEMILDSVLSKSGLREGSEYYIQPTYTTDEGEKQRPDVVVNYPGEKQVIIDSKVSLNAYERFINADNEHLQEKEIALHIRALKAHVEELAKRDYQKLDGIRCLDYVVMFVPVEPAFLVALQYEDSLWDYAYKRKVVIVGPTTLMATLKVIEELWRNEHQQKNIEDLVNHATKIYDKARGFVDTMLLLQKKVGDSKVEVDKAIGKLTEGKGNLISLVHQMNEKGNLSPKKKIAPSLIEDAIRENTIKED; encoded by the coding sequence TTGAAGTTTATAGAAATGGAGGTAGAGGTGTCAATGAACATTGTAGTGCTAATTGTAGCATGTTTAATAGTTATATCAGTTTTGTTAGTTGTGATTGTATATTTCTCCTTAAAACAGAAATATGCTCAACAAGAACATCAATATAAGGTTGAGGTAAAAGAGCGCTTAAAACTTAATCAAGCAAAAGATGAAGCCGGTCAACTAAATCAGAAATTAATTAATGAAAATACTACTTTAAAACAATCACTATCTGTAGCTGAAACGGAGAAAATTTCATTTAAAAATCAATTGCTTGATGTGAAGAATCAATACCAAGTAATTGATAATAATTTAATCGAAGTGTCTAATAATTATGCAAATACTAGAGGAATACTAGAAACGCTTAGCGAGAACAAACAATCTTTAGAAAAAGAATTAAACTACTTAAAAGAGAGTGAACAAGAATTAAAAGTTGAAAATATTCAATTACGTGAGGTCAATAGAAGTATGCAAGAGCGTTTAAATCAAAATGCCATTGATATACAGAATTTAAATCAACAGTTTAAAAAAGAATTTGAAAACTTGGCTAATAGGATCTTCGAAGAGAAATCGTCGAAATTTACAGATCAGAATAAATCAAATTTAAATACAATTTTACATCCTTTTAAAGACCAAATAGAAAGCTTTAGAAAGAAAATTGAGGATAATTACGGTAAAGAATCTAACGAGAGAACTTCGTTGAGAACTGAATTAGAAATGTTGAGAAAGATGAATAATCAAATTTCTCAGGATGCTCAAAACTTAACAAAAGCTTTAAAAGGAGATGCTAAAACACAAGGTGATTGGGGTGAAATGATTCTAGATTCGGTGCTAAGCAAATCTGGATTGAGAGAAGGAAGTGAATATTACATTCAACCAACATATACTACCGATGAAGGAGAGAAGCAACGCCCTGATGTTGTAGTAAACTACCCAGGTGAAAAGCAGGTAATTATCGACTCGAAAGTATCTTTAAATGCATACGAAAGATTTATAAATGCAGATAATGAACATCTACAAGAGAAGGAAATTGCCTTACATATTCGTGCATTAAAAGCACATGTAGAAGAACTTGCTAAAAGAGATTATCAGAAATTAGACGGCATCCGTTGTTTGGATTATGTTGTCATGTTTGTACCTGTAGAACCTGCATTTTTGGTTGCCTTGCAATACGAAGATTCTTTATGGGATTATGCCTATAAAAGGAAGGTAGTTATTGTTGGACCAACAACATTAATGGCAACTTTGAAAGTAATTGAGGAACTTTGGAGAAACGAGCATCAACAAAAAAACATTGAAGACTTAGTAAACCATGCTACAAAGATTTATGATAAAGCAAGAGGTTTTGTTGATACAATGTTGTTGCTTCAGAAAAAAGTAGGGGACTCTAAGGTTGAAGTTGATAAAGCAATTGGAAAACTAACTGAAGGAAAAGGAAACTTGATTAGTCTAGTTCATCAAATGAATGAAAAAGGGAACCTAAGTCCAAAGAAAAAAATAGCACCTTCTTTGATAGAAGATGCTATTCGTGAAAATACTATCAAGGAAGATTAG